A single region of the Leisingera thetidis genome encodes:
- a CDS encoding DUF2849 domain-containing protein has translation MPRAFTPKVITANDLLEGDVIYFTAQDTWTRELSEAELITDEAEAQLRLIEAEKQNIKIVGAYLADAKAGPNGPEPTHFREEFRRTGPSNYFHGKQEAEANV, from the coding sequence ATGCCTCGCGCCTTTACGCCCAAAGTCATCACCGCCAACGACCTGCTGGAAGGCGACGTGATCTATTTCACCGCCCAGGACACCTGGACCCGCGAGCTGTCGGAGGCCGAGCTGATCACCGATGAGGCCGAAGCCCAGCTGCGCCTGATCGAGGCGGAGAAGCAGAACATCAAGATCGTCGGCGCCTATCTGGCCGACGCCAAGGCCGGCCCGAACGGGCCCGAGCCGACCCACTTCCGCGAGGAATTCCGCCGCACCGGCCCCTCGAACTACTTCCACGGCAAACAGGAGGCCGAAGCCAATGTATAA
- a CDS encoding nitrite/sulfite reductase, which produces MYKYNEFDEAFLAERNAQFRAQVERRIDGSLTEDEFKPLRLMNGVYLQLHAYMLRVAIPYGTLNSGQMRTLALLAEKWDKGYGHFTTRQNIQYNWPRLRDLPDMLDALGEVGLHAIQTSGNTIRNTTADHFAGAAADELTDPRPYAELIRQWSTDHPEFQFLGRKFKIAITGSGSDRAVIKAHDVGLQVVEQDGKTGFKVIVGGGLGRTPMIGQVLREFLPQADLLPYLESVLTVYNVLGRRDNKYKARIKITVSENGIDTYRAMTEEAFMAIRGQYDGTDQELLEEIKTHFAAPEFRSGSTEAFDAAYANDPVFRAWADTNLHPHRKGDHAIVTISVKAHGATPGDATGEQMRVMADLGEQYAYDELRISHQQNVILPHVHKNDLPAIHAKLKQHGLATANVGLISDIIACPGMDYCALATARSIPVAQEIATRFDELKMEHDIGHLQIKISGCINACGHHHVGHIGILGLDRAGVENYQITLGGDATETAAIGTRTGPGFAYDEIVPAVERIVEVYMAQRESAEETFLETYRRIGMEPFKAALYPEAQKKVA; this is translated from the coding sequence ATGTATAAGTACAACGAATTCGACGAAGCCTTCCTGGCCGAGCGCAACGCCCAGTTCCGCGCCCAGGTCGAGCGCCGCATCGACGGCTCCCTCACCGAGGACGAGTTCAAGCCGCTGCGCCTGATGAACGGCGTCTACCTGCAGCTGCACGCCTACATGCTGCGGGTTGCGATCCCCTATGGCACCCTGAACTCCGGCCAGATGCGCACCCTGGCGCTGCTGGCCGAGAAGTGGGACAAGGGCTATGGCCATTTCACCACCCGCCAGAACATCCAGTACAACTGGCCCCGCTTGCGCGACCTGCCGGACATGCTGGACGCGCTGGGTGAAGTTGGCCTGCACGCCATCCAGACCTCGGGCAATACCATCCGCAACACCACCGCCGACCATTTCGCCGGTGCCGCCGCGGATGAGCTGACCGATCCCCGCCCCTATGCCGAGCTGATCCGCCAGTGGTCCACCGACCACCCGGAATTCCAGTTCCTGGGCCGCAAGTTCAAGATCGCCATCACCGGCAGCGGCTCTGACCGCGCCGTGATCAAGGCCCATGACGTGGGCCTGCAGGTGGTGGAACAGGACGGCAAGACGGGCTTCAAGGTTATCGTCGGCGGCGGGTTGGGCCGCACCCCGATGATCGGCCAGGTGCTGCGCGAGTTCCTGCCGCAGGCGGATCTGCTGCCCTATCTGGAGTCGGTTCTGACCGTCTACAACGTGCTGGGACGGCGCGACAACAAGTACAAGGCGCGCATCAAGATCACCGTCTCCGAGAACGGCATCGACACCTACCGCGCGATGACCGAGGAAGCCTTCATGGCGATCCGCGGCCAGTATGACGGCACCGACCAAGAGCTGCTGGAAGAGATCAAGACGCATTTTGCGGCGCCGGAGTTCCGTTCCGGTTCGACCGAGGCCTTTGACGCGGCCTACGCAAACGACCCGGTGTTCCGCGCCTGGGCCGACACCAACCTGCACCCGCACCGCAAGGGCGACCACGCGATCGTCACCATTTCGGTCAAGGCGCATGGGGCTACTCCCGGCGACGCCACCGGCGAACAGATGCGGGTGATGGCGGATCTGGGCGAACAATATGCCTATGACGAGCTGCGCATCAGCCACCAGCAGAACGTGATCCTGCCGCATGTCCACAAGAACGACCTGCCCGCGATCCACGCCAAGCTGAAACAGCACGGGCTGGCCACCGCCAACGTCGGCCTGATCTCGGACATCATCGCCTGCCCCGGCATGGACTACTGCGCGCTGGCAACCGCCCGCTCGATCCCGGTGGCGCAGGAGATCGCAACCCGCTTTGACGAACTGAAGATGGAGCACGACATCGGCCATCTGCAGATCAAGATCTCGGGCTGCATCAACGCCTGCGGCCATCACCACGTCGGCCACATCGGCATTCTGGGCCTCGACCGCGCAGGGGTGGAGAACTACCAGATCACCCTGGGCGGCGACGCCACCGAGACGGCTGCCATCGGCACCCGCACCGGTCCCGGCTTTGCCTATGACGAGATCGTGCCTGCGGTGGAGCGCATCGTCGAGGTCTACATGGCGCAGCGTGAAAGCGCCGAAGAGACCTTCCTCGAGACTTACCGCCGGATCGGCATGGAGCCGTTCAAGGCCGCGCTCTATCCCGAGGCCCAGAAAAAGGTCGCCTGA
- a CDS encoding ferredoxin--NADP reductase encodes MNEMTPVTDIATDTAPNAAPAKAVPALPDAQTVTHVKHWTDRLFSFRVTRPASLRFRSGEFVMIGLMNDPDPKTGKQKPLLRAYSIASPSWDEEMEFYSIKVQDGPLTSRLQHIQEGDEIILRPKPVGTLVHDALLPGKRIWFFATGTGFAPFASLLREPQTYQDYDEVIITHTCREAGELTYGRELIESLKDDELLNEVIGEGFWKKIKYYPTTTREESAKMGRITDLMRSGEAFADLGVPPLNPESDRAMICGNLAFNLELKDLFENTYGLEEGANSKPAHFVVEKAFLD; translated from the coding sequence ATGAATGAGATGACGCCCGTGACCGATATTGCGACCGACACCGCACCCAACGCAGCGCCCGCCAAGGCCGTGCCGGCCCTGCCCGACGCGCAGACCGTGACGCATGTGAAGCACTGGACCGACCGGCTGTTCTCCTTCCGGGTGACCCGGCCCGCCAGCTTGCGCTTCCGCTCGGGCGAGTTCGTGATGATCGGCCTGATGAACGACCCGGACCCCAAGACCGGCAAGCAGAAGCCGCTGTTGCGCGCCTATTCCATCGCCTCGCCCAGCTGGGACGAGGAAATGGAATTCTACTCGATCAAGGTGCAGGACGGCCCGCTGACCTCGCGCCTGCAGCACATCCAGGAAGGCGACGAGATCATCCTGCGCCCCAAGCCCGTCGGCACCCTGGTGCATGACGCGCTGCTGCCCGGCAAGCGGATCTGGTTCTTTGCCACCGGCACCGGCTTTGCCCCCTTTGCCTCGCTCCTGCGCGAGCCGCAGACCTATCAGGACTACGACGAGGTGATCATCACCCACACCTGCCGCGAGGCGGGCGAGCTGACCTATGGCCGCGAACTGATCGAGAGCCTCAAGGACGACGAGCTGCTGAACGAGGTGATCGGCGAAGGCTTCTGGAAGAAGATCAAGTACTACCCGACCACCACCCGCGAGGAGAGCGCCAAGATGGGCCGGATCACCGACCTGATGCGCTCCGGCGAGGCGTTTGCCGATCTCGGCGTGCCGCCGCTGAACCCGGAAAGCGACCGCGCGATGATCTGCGGCAACCTGGCCTTCAACCTCGAGCTCAAGGACCTGTTCGAGAACACCTACGGGCTTGAGGAGGGCGCCAACTCCAAACCGGCGCATTTCGTGGTGGAAAAGGCCTTCCTGGACTGA
- a CDS encoding phosphoadenylyl-sulfate reductase, translating into MFDTAGKQPAGGASPARDRELAAKAEALNARFRHHSATSVMEGALRDAGHIALVSSFGAESVVLLHMAAIIDPMTPVLFVDTELLFTETLLYQQEVSERLGLRNVRIIRADDIAEKDPYGALRFSDKDACCTLRKTVPLQKALDGYDGWITGRKRFQSGTRAALDFFEVEDGTGRLKINPLAHWAPEDVRAYMDENRLPRHPLVAKGYPSIGCAPCTSPVKEGEDPRAGRWRGENKEECGIHVVDGKFVRTGA; encoded by the coding sequence ATGTTCGACACAGCCGGAAAACAGCCCGCCGGGGGGGCCAGCCCCGCCCGCGACCGGGAGCTGGCCGCCAAGGCGGAGGCGCTGAACGCGCGCTTCCGCCACCATTCGGCCACCTCGGTGATGGAGGGCGCATTACGGGACGCGGGGCACATCGCCCTGGTCTCCTCTTTCGGCGCGGAATCCGTGGTTCTGCTGCACATGGCCGCGATCATCGACCCGATGACGCCGGTTCTGTTCGTGGACACCGAACTGCTGTTCACCGAAACCCTGCTGTACCAGCAGGAGGTGAGCGAGCGGCTGGGCCTGCGCAACGTGCGCATCATCCGCGCCGATGACATCGCCGAAAAGGACCCCTACGGGGCCTTGCGGTTCAGCGACAAGGACGCCTGCTGCACCCTGCGGAAAACCGTGCCGCTGCAAAAGGCGCTGGACGGCTACGACGGCTGGATCACCGGCCGCAAGCGGTTCCAGTCCGGCACCCGCGCCGCGCTCGACTTCTTCGAGGTCGAGGACGGCACCGGGCGGCTCAAGATCAACCCGCTGGCCCACTGGGCGCCCGAGGACGTGCGCGCCTACATGGATGAAAACCGCCTGCCCCGCCACCCGCTGGTGGCCAAGGGATATCCGTCGATCGGCTGCGCCCCCTGCACCAGCCCGGTCAAGGAAGGCGAAGACCCCCGGGCCGGCCGCTGGCGCGGGGAAAACAAGGAAGAATGCGGCATCCACGTGGTGGATGGCAAATTCGTGCGCACAGGAGCGTGA
- a CDS encoding Lrp/AsnC family transcriptional regulator, with protein sequence MTVRIDGTDRKILAELQRDASQSLDEIARRVGSSKTPVWNRIRKLKEAGVIGQQTVLLDPEALGFEACFFVLIRTSEHEAEWQAKFLQALRDRPEVQEAHRLAGDIDYILKVRVQNARAYDVFYQALISEVKVHNVTALLSMEEIKSTTMLPLGG encoded by the coding sequence ATGACGGTGCGGATCGACGGCACGGACCGGAAAATTCTGGCGGAACTGCAGCGCGACGCCAGCCAGTCGCTGGACGAAATCGCCCGCCGGGTGGGCTCCTCCAAGACCCCGGTGTGGAATCGGATCCGCAAGCTGAAGGAGGCCGGGGTGATCGGCCAGCAGACGGTGCTGCTGGACCCCGAGGCGCTGGGATTCGAGGCCTGCTTCTTTGTGCTGATCCGCACCTCGGAGCATGAGGCGGAGTGGCAGGCCAAGTTCCTGCAGGCGCTGCGCGACCGCCCCGAGGTGCAGGAGGCGCACCGGCTGGCGGGCGACATCGACTATATCCTCAAGGTGCGGGTGCAGAACGCGCGCGCCTATGACGTGTTCTATCAGGCGCTGATCTCGGAGGTGAAGGTGCACAACGTGACGGCGCTTCTGTCGATGGAGGAGATCAAGTCGACAACGATGCTGCCGCTGGGTGGTTAA
- a CDS encoding sigma-54-dependent transcriptional regulator: MTRKVLLVDDDAAVREALAQTLELNELEAVVCGSFVAAKDHITPAFGGIIVSDIRMPGRDGFHLLDYARGVDEELPVVLLTGEGDIPMAVKAMSQGAFDFLEKPCAAGDFLPVLERALKTRALVLENRRLKRQLETGDPASRLLFGTSPQAEEMRQRVRAVAPTGAEVLVTGAPGSGISKVAEVIHLMSPAGQGPFVKRPAAGLAAETVAQLCQEAAGGSLFLDEVQALPEAAQYALLAHLEQGSGVRIIAGSSAALAEKVAAGGFSPDLFYRLDVMRVRIPSLAERPGDIPVLFRHYVAQAAEQAGIAAPKIGQEHLAALMAQDWPGNARSLMSAAMRFVLGMPEEAAAAAGLGLAEQMAQVERSLLIAALGRANGRAAAAAEALKLPRKTFYDKLARYGVRPEDYRR; this comes from the coding sequence ATGACCCGCAAGGTGCTGTTGGTGGATGACGATGCGGCGGTGCGCGAGGCGCTGGCGCAGACGCTGGAGCTGAACGAGCTGGAGGCGGTGGTCTGCGGGTCGTTTGTGGCGGCCAAGGATCACATCACCCCGGCGTTCGGCGGGATCATCGTGTCGGACATCCGGATGCCGGGGCGCGACGGGTTCCACCTGCTGGACTATGCCCGCGGGGTTGACGAGGAACTGCCGGTGGTGCTGCTGACCGGCGAGGGCGACATTCCGATGGCGGTGAAGGCGATGTCGCAGGGGGCGTTCGATTTCCTGGAGAAACCCTGCGCGGCGGGGGATTTCCTGCCGGTGCTGGAGCGGGCGCTGAAAACCCGCGCGCTGGTGCTGGAGAACCGGCGGCTGAAGCGGCAGCTGGAAACCGGCGATCCGGCCTCGCGGCTCTTGTTCGGCACCTCGCCGCAGGCCGAGGAGATGCGGCAGCGGGTGCGGGCGGTGGCGCCGACGGGGGCGGAGGTGCTGGTCACCGGCGCGCCGGGCAGCGGCATTTCCAAGGTGGCGGAGGTCATCCACCTGATGTCGCCTGCAGGGCAGGGACCGTTTGTGAAACGCCCGGCGGCCGGGCTGGCGGCAGAGACCGTGGCGCAGCTGTGCCAGGAGGCGGCGGGCGGGTCGCTGTTTCTGGACGAGGTGCAGGCGCTGCCGGAAGCGGCGCAATATGCGCTGCTGGCGCATCTGGAACAGGGCAGCGGCGTGCGGATCATCGCCGGGTCAAGCGCTGCTCTGGCGGAGAAGGTGGCGGCGGGCGGGTTCAGCCCGGATCTGTTCTACCGGCTGGACGTGATGCGGGTGCGGATCCCGTCGCTGGCGGAGCGCCCCGGCGATATTCCGGTGCTGTTCCGCCATTACGTGGCGCAGGCCGCGGAGCAGGCAGGGATTGCGGCGCCAAAGATCGGCCAGGAGCATCTGGCGGCGCTGATGGCGCAGGACTGGCCGGGCAATGCGCGCTCGCTGATGTCGGCGGCGATGCGGTTTGTGCTGGGCATGCCGGAGGAAGCCGCCGCTGCGGCGGGGCTGGGGCTGGCCGAGCAGATGGCGCAGGTGGAGCGCTCGCTGCTGATTGCGGCGCTGGGCCGCGCCAACGGGCGCGCGGCTGCGGCCGCCGAAGCCCTGAAGCTGCCGCGCAAGACGTTTTATGACAAGCTGGCCCGCTATGGCGTCCGGCCCGAGGATTACCGCCGCTGA
- a CDS encoding cytochrome P450, with the protein MKILTQSPTDPAFVQDPYPFYAAARAQGQLHHWQDFGMAAAFGHSAVHMLLRDRRFGREVPEELRKPGPAHLAPFLAAEAHSMLEAEPPRHTRLRRLVLRAFTSRAIAALEPGLRELCHQLIDAFPQQPFDLLDAYCTQVPVITICRLLGVPEAMAPQLLDWSHRMVAMYQAARTEETEHAAAQAAQAFTDFLRGYIDERRSDPRDDLITRLIAAEEEGDTLSTDELVGTCILLLNAGHEATVHSLGNGVKTMLQQGWQPEWLAPGGIDRLVEEILRYDPPLHMFTRYAYEEAEVFGHTFQRGDQVALLLAAANRDPSALEDADRFDPARPAKVNKSFGGGLHFCVGAPLARLEMQIALPVLFARCPDLALAAAPEYSNTYHFHGLTRLLAARN; encoded by the coding sequence ATGAAAATCTTGACCCAATCCCCCACCGATCCGGCCTTTGTGCAGGATCCCTATCCGTTCTATGCCGCCGCCCGGGCGCAGGGCCAGCTGCACCATTGGCAGGACTTCGGCATGGCGGCCGCCTTCGGCCATTCCGCCGTGCACATGCTGCTGCGCGACCGCCGCTTCGGCCGCGAGGTGCCGGAAGAGCTGCGCAAACCCGGCCCCGCCCATCTCGCCCCGTTCCTGGCGGCGGAGGCGCATTCGATGCTGGAAGCCGAGCCGCCCCGCCACACCCGCCTGCGCCGGCTGGTGCTGCGCGCCTTCACCTCGCGCGCGATCGCGGCGCTGGAGCCGGGCCTCCGGGAGCTGTGCCACCAGCTGATCGATGCCTTCCCGCAGCAGCCCTTTGACCTGCTCGACGCCTATTGCACCCAGGTGCCGGTGATCACCATCTGCCGCCTGCTGGGGGTGCCCGAGGCGATGGCGCCGCAGCTTTTGGACTGGTCGCACAGGATGGTGGCGATGTACCAGGCGGCGCGCACCGAAGAGACCGAACATGCCGCGGCACAGGCCGCGCAGGCGTTCACGGATTTCCTGCGCGGTTACATCGACGAGCGCCGCAGCGATCCCCGCGACGACCTGATCACAAGGCTGATCGCGGCGGAGGAGGAAGGCGACACGCTCTCGACGGATGAGCTGGTCGGCACCTGCATCCTCTTGCTGAATGCCGGCCACGAGGCCACCGTGCATTCGCTCGGCAACGGGGTGAAGACGATGCTGCAGCAGGGCTGGCAGCCGGAATGGCTGGCCCCCGGCGGCATCGACCGGCTGGTGGAGGAAATCCTGCGCTATGATCCGCCGCTGCACATGTTCACCCGCTACGCCTACGAGGAGGCCGAGGTGTTCGGCCATACCTTCCAGCGCGGCGACCAGGTGGCCTTGCTGCTGGCAGCTGCCAACCGCGACCCGTCGGCGCTGGAGGACGCGGACAGGTTCGATCCCGCCCGCCCCGCAAAGGTGAACAAGAGCTTCGGCGGCGGCCTGCATTTCTGCGTCGGCGCGCCGCTGGCGCGGCTGGAGATGCAGATTGCCCTGCCCGTCCTGTTCGCGCGCTGCCCGGACCTGGCACTGGCGGCGGCGCCGGAGTATTCCAACACCTACCACTTCCATGGCCTGACCCGGCTGCTGGCGGCCCGCAACTGA
- a CDS encoding sensor histidine kinase → MKTQNYLRWSLPAGFLLAVAALALAVWSYGYRQALDSLAERSAADLALASDRVSTQLQVYQELAVLTVEHPALADLSAPAARAQAAELLRSVADKTAALDVFFAGPGGRVVAAAGGVTGASVAREGYFIRAMQGALGTGHGVLQPDGKRAYFYAAPAFAADGRVRGALVVVADVADVEQTWRGSLPAVFFTDESGEVFIANRSELLFWRQPQADGVPRVTARRMHAGHEIWSLQGSPYLPQRALHLTVGLPVIGMTGEILVDVAPARRIALLQAAALAAVCLAFGAILFFVMERRRTLAEANAVLESRVAQRTRDLSAANTQLRREVGERMEAEAALKRAQQELVQAGKLSALGQMSAGISHELNQPLMAIQQYAENGAAFLARGKAERTGENLGRIADMAARMARIIKNLRAFARNESEPMGRVDLVQVITAAAELTAPRLKADQVALGWDAQAYRDPVYAWGGEVRLTQVFVNLINNAADAMQGQAEKRIAVSIGTGARLQVRVQDSGPGIKEPEKMFDPFYSTKAVGSSEGMGLGLSISYGLVQSFGGNIRGTNTGGGAVFTVELEPWRETGQKDDAA, encoded by the coding sequence ATGAAAACACAAAACTATCTTCGCTGGAGCCTGCCGGCCGGGTTCCTGCTGGCGGTGGCGGCGCTGGCGCTGGCGGTCTGGTCCTATGGCTACCGCCAGGCGCTGGACAGCCTGGCCGAGCGCAGCGCGGCGGATCTGGCGCTGGCGTCGGACCGGGTCAGCACCCAGCTGCAGGTCTATCAGGAGCTGGCGGTGCTGACCGTGGAGCACCCGGCGCTGGCGGATCTCTCTGCCCCTGCGGCACGGGCGCAGGCGGCTGAGCTGCTGCGCTCGGTGGCGGACAAGACCGCGGCGCTGGATGTGTTCTTTGCCGGCCCCGGCGGCCGCGTGGTGGCCGCCGCCGGAGGGGTGACCGGCGCCAGCGTGGCACGGGAGGGCTATTTCATCCGGGCGATGCAGGGGGCGCTGGGCACCGGCCACGGGGTGCTGCAGCCGGACGGCAAACGCGCCTATTTCTATGCGGCGCCGGCCTTTGCGGCCGACGGGCGGGTGCGCGGCGCATTGGTGGTGGTGGCCGATGTCGCCGATGTGGAGCAGACCTGGCGCGGCTCGCTGCCGGCGGTGTTCTTCACCGATGAATCCGGCGAGGTGTTCATCGCCAACCGCTCGGAGCTGCTGTTCTGGCGGCAGCCGCAGGCGGATGGTGTGCCGCGGGTCACGGCCAGGCGGATGCATGCGGGGCATGAGATCTGGTCGCTGCAGGGCAGCCCGTATCTGCCGCAGCGGGCCTTGCACCTGACGGTGGGGCTGCCGGTGATCGGCATGACCGGGGAGATCCTGGTGGATGTGGCGCCGGCCCGGCGGATTGCGCTGCTGCAGGCGGCAGCACTTGCGGCGGTGTGCCTGGCGTTCGGCGCCATTCTGTTCTTTGTGATGGAGCGCCGCCGCACCCTGGCCGAGGCCAATGCGGTGCTGGAAAGCCGGGTGGCGCAGCGTACCCGCGACCTGTCGGCGGCCAACACGCAGCTGCGCCGCGAGGTGGGGGAGCGGATGGAGGCCGAGGCGGCCCTCAAACGGGCGCAGCAGGAGCTGGTGCAGGCGGGCAAGCTGTCGGCGCTGGGGCAGATGTCGGCGGGCATCAGCCATGAGCTGAACCAGCCGCTGATGGCAATCCAGCAGTATGCCGAGAACGGCGCCGCTTTTTTGGCGCGCGGCAAGGCGGAGCGCACCGGCGAAAACCTGGGGCGGATTGCCGACATGGCGGCGCGGATGGCGCGGATCATCAAGAACCTGCGCGCATTCGCCCGCAACGAGAGCGAGCCGATGGGCCGGGTCGATCTGGTGCAGGTGATCACTGCCGCCGCCGAGCTGACCGCGCCGCGGCTGAAGGCGGACCAGGTGGCGCTGGGCTGGGACGCGCAGGCCTACCGCGACCCGGTCTATGCCTGGGGCGGCGAGGTGCGGCTGACGCAGGTGTTCGTGAACCTGATCAACAATGCCGCCGATGCGATGCAGGGGCAGGCGGAGAAGAGGATTGCGGTCTCCATCGGGACCGGCGCGCGGCTGCAGGTGCGGGTGCAGGACAGCGGCCCCGGCATCAAGGAGCCGGAGAAGATGTTCGACCCGTTCTATTCGACCAAGGCGGTGGGCAGCTCCGAGGGCATGGGGCTGGGGCTGTCGATTTCCTATGGCCTGGTGCAGAGCTTTGGCGGCAATATCCGCGGCACCAATACCGGCGGCGGCGCGGTGTTCACCGTCGAGCTGGAGCCGTGGCGTGAAACCGGACAGAAGGATGATGCCGCATGA
- a CDS encoding DUF934 domain-containing protein, producing MTVIVTDTGFAADDWTGGFDGANVLELASDASLNDVALDGVELVRVHFPSFADGRGFTLARQLRLKGYDGRLRAFGHVIADQYAMARRSGFDEVELSDDLAARQPENQWLARANWQDHSYQARLRGSTAAR from the coding sequence ATGACTGTTATCGTGACCGACACCGGCTTTGCTGCCGATGACTGGACCGGCGGCTTTGACGGCGCCAACGTGCTGGAGCTGGCCTCGGACGCCAGTCTGAACGACGTGGCGCTGGACGGCGTGGAGCTGGTGCGGGTACACTTCCCCAGCTTTGCCGACGGCCGCGGCTTCACCCTCGCCCGGCAGCTGCGGCTGAAGGGCTACGATGGCCGCCTGCGCGCCTTTGGCCATGTGATCGCCGACCAGTACGCGATGGCCCGCCGCTCCGGCTTTGACGAGGTGGAGCTGAGCGATGATCTCGCCGCCCGCCAGCCCGAGAACCAGTGGCTGGCCCGCGCCAACTGGCAGGACCACAGCTACCAGGCCCGCCTGCGCGGCAGCACCGCTGCCCGCTGA
- a CDS encoding LysR substrate-binding domain-containing protein, whose translation MRLPPLNALRAFEAAARHQGFIAAAEELFVTRGAVSRQVKILEDHIGVPLFHRHARGVALTAAGQRLCPVLTDAFARVLREVEQIAADASELRVICPPTLSIRWLLPQLEQFRAAHPEIKVRLTTSFYGGKGFERAEYDLGIALQNRPGRPPDIEVQPLFEMILSPACAPSLLPALAEGPAALAGQRLLHESPRREDWATWVQHFGVEQADPAGGEAFPNLDMATRAAVMGAGVVMADLVLCQEELARGDLVLPFPDMVCGTPDGAYALIGERQKWHDPKVAAFREWLLNSPGLAGVPAALA comes from the coding sequence ATGCGCCTGCCGCCGCTCAATGCCCTGCGCGCCTTCGAGGCCGCTGCCCGCCATCAGGGCTTCATCGCTGCCGCGGAGGAGCTGTTCGTGACGCGCGGCGCCGTCAGCCGCCAGGTGAAGATCCTGGAGGACCACATCGGTGTGCCGCTGTTCCACCGGCACGCGCGCGGGGTGGCGCTGACGGCGGCGGGGCAGCGGCTCTGCCCGGTGCTGACGGATGCCTTTGCGAGGGTGCTGCGCGAGGTCGAGCAGATCGCGGCGGACGCCTCGGAGCTGCGGGTGATCTGCCCGCCGACGCTGTCGATCCGCTGGTTGCTGCCGCAGCTGGAGCAGTTCCGCGCCGCGCATCCGGAGATCAAGGTGCGGCTGACAACCAGCTTCTACGGCGGCAAGGGCTTCGAGAGGGCTGAATACGATCTTGGCATTGCCCTTCAGAACCGTCCTGGGCGGCCGCCGGACATCGAGGTGCAGCCGCTGTTCGAAATGATCCTGTCCCCGGCCTGCGCCCCGTCGCTGCTGCCGGCCTTGGCGGAGGGCCCGGCGGCGCTGGCGGGCCAGCGGCTGCTGCATGAAAGCCCGCGCCGCGAGGACTGGGCAACCTGGGTGCAGCATTTCGGGGTGGAGCAGGCGGACCCTGCCGGCGGGGAGGCTTTCCCGAACCTCGACATGGCCACCCGCGCGGCGGTGATGGGGGCCGGCGTGGTGATGGCGGATCTGGTGCTGTGCCAGGAGGAACTGGCCCGCGGCGACCTGGTGCTTCCGTTCCCGGACATGGTCTGCGGAACTCCGGACGGCGCCTATGCGCTGATCGGCGAACGGCAGAAATGGCATGACCCCAAAGTCGCCGCCTTCCGGGAGTGGCTGCTGAACAGTCCCGGCCTGGCCGGGGTCCCGGCAGCACTGGCGTAG
- the cobA gene encoding uroporphyrinogen-III C-methyltransferase yields the protein MDCLVAGQVAFAGSGPGDPGLLTLKVLRALQEADVILYDRLVSAEIMALAGAQAVLENVGKEGFGPQVSQDEICARLVAHARAGRKVLRLKAGDPTLFARLDEELTACEAAGIASQIIPGITAASAAAAGIGQSLTQRGRNSSVRFLTGHDMQGFADHDWAALARPGAVAAIYMGKKSARFVQGRLIMHGADRATPVTLVENASRPEQRVLETTLDRLPADLDAAGLSGPALTFLGLAPRKAAAALNDLKTELA from the coding sequence ATGGACTGTCTGGTTGCGGGCCAGGTTGCCTTTGCGGGTTCCGGCCCCGGCGACCCCGGCCTGCTGACCCTGAAGGTCCTGCGCGCGCTGCAGGAGGCCGACGTGATCCTGTATGACCGTCTGGTCAGTGCAGAGATCATGGCGCTGGCCGGTGCGCAAGCGGTGCTGGAGAATGTCGGCAAGGAAGGCTTCGGCCCGCAGGTCAGCCAGGACGAGATCTGCGCCCGGCTGGTGGCCCACGCCCGGGCCGGCAGGAAGGTGCTGCGGCTCAAGGCCGGCGATCCCACCCTGTTTGCCCGCCTGGACGAGGAGCTGACCGCCTGCGAAGCGGCCGGCATCGCCAGCCAGATCATCCCCGGCATCACCGCCGCATCGGCGGCGGCCGCGGGCATCGGCCAGAGCCTGACCCAGCGCGGCCGCAACTCTTCGGTGCGGTTCCTGACCGGCCATGACATGCAGGGCTTTGCCGATCACGACTGGGCAGCCCTTGCGCGCCCCGGCGCGGTTGCCGCCATCTACATGGGCAAGAAATCCGCCCGCTTCGTGCAGGGCCGCCTGATCATGCACGGGGCCGACCGCGCCACCCCGGTCACCCTTGTCGAAAACGCCTCCCGCCCCGAACAGCGGGTGCTGGAAACCACGCTTGACCGCCTGCCTGCCGACCTTGATGCGGCCGGCCTCAGCGGCCCCGCCCTTACCTTCCTGGGTCTTGCACCGCGCAAAGCGGCCGCCGCCCTGAACGATCTCAAGACGGAGCTTGCATAA